A window of the Lolium perenne isolate Kyuss_39 chromosome 7, Kyuss_2.0, whole genome shotgun sequence genome harbors these coding sequences:
- the LOC139833694 gene encoding uncharacterized protein, which translates to MSTPSSNPFVESSIPDPGQLRAVAITDHVPVKLSTTAANYLAWKTYFYLLFHEYNLRDHIEGIADLLACDSDWLAIDATIIRWLFLTVSPDIFKTVVREGDDARTVWGKINGLFTNNKLQRVVFLQKEVFGTPQGDQALDAYCMRLKAISDELQDLGFWNGDELLLSTLTAGLNEDLSNAASNLTLMTNPTFERAVDYLRLEERRLKGVRTRAVHTALWAIGNSVLPHGGGAPPAPTPAPPHLAPQPPQHQGGGGGGRGRRRGHGDGRSGGNNGGPGIVGPRPGTVSPRPPTHQVFIAAPPLATVGLPYAPAYGGMILQAPTAHWDPALYTTLQYAPSPGAYSGGGDWFIYTGASAHMAAHPVSPHLVQDLVSVKTLSRDNFVTVEFDEFGFSVKDARTRMFGRPILALQTDNDKEFDNITIRTLLSTHGTIFRLTCPYTSQQNGRTERVLCTLNDCVCTLLFHAHMPPSSSAASQPYLGGGPWLGSAPACPLYYSCDASRDALKHCLGLTRGAVEPRLGRCRLALDTARVSFEHCLRHRRVIRVLDRIALEPQLGRCLASGPAYASSAAGNGPPHARPCGDSHPEHAWLAAMQDEFDALQRNQTWTFVPCPPHANIITGKWVFKHKFHPDGTLDRHKARWVVRGFRQRVGVDFTDTFAPVVKPGTIRTVLQLAVSRAWPVHQMDVSKSFLHGHLEEQVFCQQPTGFVDSTDRIVAFLHQLGFRSTRSDASMFVYNNGATTAYLLLYVDDDIILTASSMDLLRQLTERLRAEFARKDLGLLHYFLGIEVVCRTDDFFLHQRKYAHELLDRAGMLNCKPTATPVDTKSKLSAIDGSLATDASSYRSIIGALQYLTLTRPELQYVVQQMCLHMHAPRDPNWAAVKRILRFIRCTMDFGLSLHASTTTNIVAYSDVDWAGCPDTRRSTYGYCVYFGPSLIS; encoded by the exons CCCTTCGTCGAGTCCTCCATCCCCGACCCCGGCCAGCTCCGCGCCGTCGCCATAACCGACCATGTCCCCGTCAAGctgtccaccaccgccgccaactACCTCGCCTGGAAGACGTACTTCTACCTCCTCTTCCACGAGTACAACCTGCGTGACCACATCGAGGGCATCGCCGATCTCCTCGCATGTGACTCCGACTGGCTggccatcgacgccaccatcatccgctggCTCTTCCTCACCGTCTCCCCGGACATCTTCAAGACCGTCGTTCGGGAGGGCGATGATGCCCGCACGGTGTGGGGGAAGATCAACGGCCTcttcaccaataacaagctccaaCGTGTTGTCTTTTTGCAGAAGGAAGTCTTCGGCACACCCCAGGGCGATCAAGCCTTGGACGCCTACTGCATGCGCCTCAAGGCCATCTCCGACGAGCTCCAGGACCTTGGGTTCTGGAATGGCGACGAGCTCCTCCTCTCCACCCTCACCGCCGGTCTCAACGAGGACCTCAGCAacgccgcctccaacctcacCCTCATGACCAACCCTACGTTCGAGCGGGCGGTCGACTACCTCAGGCTGGAGGAACGGCGGCTGAAGGGCGTACGCACCCGGGCGGTTCACACCGCTCTATGGGCCATCGGCAACAGCGTCCTTCCTCATGGCGGAGGAGCTCCGCCGGCGCCCACACCCGCCCCTCCACACCTCGCGCCTCAACCGCCACAACACCAAGGAGGAGGGGGCGGTGGCCGTGGCCGTCGCCGTGGCCATGGTGATGGCCGCAGCGGTGGCAACAACGGTGGCCCCGGCATCGTCGGTCCGCGCCCCGG CACCGTCAGCCCCCGTCCGCCGACGCACCAGGTTTTCATCGCCGCGCCACCGCTGGCCACCGTCGGCCTGCCCTACGCCCCCGCCTACGGCGGCATGATTCTGCAGGCCCCGACGGCCCACTGGGACCCCGCGCTGTACACCACCCTTCAGTATGCTCCCTCGCCGGGCGCTTACTCCGGCGGTGGCGACTGGTTCATTTACACCGGAGCCTCCGCACACATGGCTGCTCACCCGG TTTCACCACATCTTGTTCAGGATTTAGTTTCCGTCAAAACTCTTTCTCGTGATAACTTTGTAACTGTGGAATTTGACGAGTTTGGTTTTTCTGTAAAGGACGCCCGTACCCGGATG TTCGGTCGCCCCATCCTCGCCCTCCAAACTGACAACGACAAGGAGTTCGACAACATCACCATCCGCACCCTCCTCTCCACCCACGGCACCATCTTCCGCCTAACTTGCCCATACACCTCCCAGCAGAACGGCCGCACCGAGCGCGTCCTATGCACCCTTAATGACTGCGTCTGTACCCTCCTGTTCCACGCCCACATGCCCCCCAGTTCT TCCGCGGCATCGCAGCCCTACCTTGGTGGAGGTCCCTGGCTCGGCAGCGCCCCCGCGTGTCCCCTCTACTACAGCTGCGATGCCTCCCGTGACGCCCTCAAGCACTGCCTCGGGCTCACACGCGGCGCAGTCGAGCCCCGCCTCGGGCGCTGCCGCCTCGCCCTCGACACCGCCCGCGTCTCCTTCGAGCACTGCCTCAGGCACCGCCGTGTCATCCGCGTCCTCGACCGCATCGCCCTCGAGCCCCAGCTCGGGCGATGCCTCGCCTCCGGCCCCGCctacgcctcctccgccgccggcaacGGGCCCCCTCACGCACGCCCGTGCGGGGATTCACATCCCGAGCACGCG TGGCTTGCGGCCATGCAGGACGAGTTCGACGCCCTGCAGCGGAACCAGACATGGACGTTTGTTCCCTGCCCCCCTCACGCCAACATCATCACCgggaagtgggtcttcaagcacaagttccATCCGGACGGTACTCTCGACCGCCATAAGGCGCGGTGGGTGGTCCGTGGTTTTCGCCAGCGCGTCGGCGTCGACTTCACCGACACCTTCGCCCCGGTTGTCAAGCCTGGGACGATCCGCACCGTTCTTCAGCTCGCGGTCTCCCGTGCGTGGCCCGTGCaccagatggacgtctccaaATCCTTCCTTCACGGCCATCTAGAGGAGCAGGTCTTCTGTCAGCAGCCCACTGGTTTCGTCGAcagcactgat cgcatcgtAGCTTTTCTTCACCAACTCGGCTTCCGCTCCACCCGCTCTGATGCCTCGATGTTTGTGTACAACAACGGCGCCACCACCGCGTACCTGCTGCTCTACGTCGACGATGACATCATCTTAACGGCCAGCTCCATGGACCTACTGCGACAGCTCACCGAGCGTCTTCGCGCTGAGTTTGCCCGCAAGGACTTGGGGCTcctgcactacttcctcggcatcgaggttgtATGTCGCACCGACgacttcttccttcatcagcGCAAGTACGCCCATGAGCTACTGGACCGCGCCGGTATGCTTAATTGCAAACCCACAGCCACGCCTGTCGACACGAAGTCCAAGCTATCCGCCATAGATGGTTCCTTGGCCACGGACGCGTCATCTTATCGCTCCATCATCGGTGCCCTGCAGTACCTCACCTTGACTCGCCCCGAGCTGCAGTATGTTGTTCAGCAGATGTGCCTTCACATGCACGCTCCGCGGGATCCAAATTGGGCTGCGGTCAAGCGGATCCTCCGCTTCATTCGTTGTACCATGGACTTCGGTCTCTCCCTCCACGCCTCCACTACCACGAACATCGTCGCCTACTCGGACGTTGATTGGGCAGGCTGCCCCGACACGCGTCGCTCCACGTATGGCTACTGTGTCTACTTCGGACCTTCGCTCATCTCCTAG